One genomic window of Sphingomonas sp. C3-2 includes the following:
- a CDS encoding FAD-dependent monooxygenase, with the protein MSEQVLIVGAGPTGLVLALWLSQFGIRPRIIDRVAEPGTTSRALAVQARTLELYRQIGLADDVMRAGHSVKAVNLWVRGQRAAQLPFGAVGEGLTAYPFLHIFPQDEHERLLIARLAAAGITVERSVELISARNAGDRVEFALRHAGGRQEQGQSAFVVGCDGAHSAVRGAMGVSFSGGTYRQLFYVADIEGAGLALDGQLHIDLDEADFLAIFPLSGTGRVRLIGTVRDERADDAGALGFDDVSQRAMTGLGLVVNRVNWFSTYHVHHRVADAFRADRMFIAGDAAHIHSPAGGQGMNTGIGDAINLAWKLAAVLNGKASMAILDSYQAERIGFARRLVETTDRVFSFVTAEGRLADRIRMQLVPRLFPRLIRLAAVRDFMFRTVSQIMISYRGGPLAEGRAGAVHGGDRLPWVRVDGGDNFAPLTGMHWQVHVYGEPTPDLEAWCAEAEVPLHAFAWQDIWERKGLARDAGYLIRPDGYVAVADPDGAPDRIAAFLESRGFIIASADPSENHPLAPV; encoded by the coding sequence GTGTCGGAACAAGTGCTGATCGTCGGCGCCGGGCCAACCGGCCTCGTCCTTGCCTTGTGGCTAAGCCAGTTCGGCATCCGGCCACGGATCATCGACCGCGTGGCGGAGCCCGGAACAACCTCGCGTGCGCTTGCCGTGCAGGCACGAACGCTGGAATTGTACCGGCAAATCGGCCTGGCCGACGATGTCATGCGCGCCGGGCACAGCGTCAAGGCGGTCAATCTCTGGGTGCGCGGGCAGCGCGCTGCCCAACTGCCCTTCGGCGCAGTTGGCGAGGGGCTGACCGCTTATCCCTTCCTCCACATCTTCCCGCAGGACGAGCATGAGCGGCTGCTGATCGCGCGCCTCGCAGCCGCGGGCATCACCGTCGAGCGCTCGGTCGAGCTCATCTCCGCCCGCAATGCCGGGGACCGGGTCGAATTCGCTCTGCGGCATGCAGGCGGGCGTCAGGAACAGGGGCAGTCTGCCTTCGTCGTCGGATGCGACGGGGCGCATTCGGCGGTTCGCGGCGCAATGGGCGTCAGCTTTTCGGGCGGCACCTATCGCCAGCTCTTCTACGTCGCCGATATCGAAGGCGCGGGGCTGGCGCTCGACGGGCAACTGCATATCGATCTGGATGAGGCCGATTTTCTCGCGATCTTCCCGCTGTCAGGCACAGGCCGTGTGCGGCTGATCGGCACGGTGCGCGACGAACGCGCCGACGATGCCGGGGCTCTGGGTTTCGACGATGTCAGCCAGCGGGCGATGACGGGGCTGGGGCTCGTCGTCAACCGGGTCAACTGGTTCTCCACCTATCATGTCCACCACCGCGTTGCGGACGCCTTTCGCGCGGACAGGATGTTCATCGCCGGCGATGCCGCGCATATCCATTCGCCGGCGGGCGGGCAGGGGATGAACACGGGCATTGGCGATGCGATCAACCTCGCCTGGAAGCTCGCCGCCGTCCTGAACGGCAAAGCATCGATGGCGATATTGGACAGCTATCAGGCCGAACGGATCGGCTTTGCCCGGCGGCTGGTGGAGACGACGGATCGGGTGTTCAGCTTCGTCACCGCCGAAGGGCGGCTGGCTGATCGGATCCGCATGCAGCTCGTCCCGCGCCTTTTCCCGCGCCTCATCCGTCTGGCGGCGGTGCGCGATTTCATGTTCCGCACCGTCTCCCAGATCATGATCAGCTATCGCGGTGGCCCGCTGGCCGAAGGGCGCGCGGGGGCGGTTCACGGCGGGGACCGTCTGCCCTGGGTGCGTGTCGATGGCGGTGACAATTTCGCGCCGCTCACCGGCATGCACTGGCAGGTCCATGTCTATGGCGAACCGACGCCGGACCTTGAGGCGTGGTGCGCTGAGGCCGAGGTGCCGCTTCATGCCTTCGCATGGCAGGATATTTGGGAACGCAAAGGGCTGGCCCGCGACGCTGGCTATCTGATCCGTCCCGACGGTTATGTCGCGGTCGCCGATCCCGACGGCGCGCCGGATCGGATCGCGGCGTTTCTGGAAAGCCGGGGGTTCATAATCGCATCCGCCGACCCATCCGAAAATCACCCCCTTGCCCCGGTTTGA